In Alphaproteobacteria bacterium, one DNA window encodes the following:
- the hemC gene encoding hydroxymethylbilane synthase yields MSSRRWKIGTRTSALARAQTDVVIRLLSAAHPSLEGRDICLMPIQASGDWRPGTGESMLADQGGTKGLFVKELEDALAHGEIDMAVHSMKDVPTYLPEGLVMAAMPERGSALDTLITQPGVTGLDALPLGTRLGTSSLRRRAQILAHRPDLEVVPLRGNVDTRLRKLQEGMVQATLLARAGLNRLGMPESLGIDLPETIMLPAVGQGALGIEIRAADHEAHALLAAINCPVTVACVTAERALLQVLDGSCHTPIGAWGQDIGQGRLRLDALVASPDGLRVERHSAESTHAQAETLGRDVGAALRARVPADFFSHS; encoded by the coding sequence ATGTCTTCCCGACGTTGGAAAATCGGCACTCGCACCAGTGCCCTTGCTCGCGCCCAGACGGATGTTGTCATCCGCCTGTTGAGCGCCGCTCACCCTTCGCTGGAGGGCCGCGATATCTGCCTGATGCCCATCCAGGCTTCGGGCGATTGGCGGCCCGGCACGGGGGAAAGCATGCTGGCCGATCAAGGCGGCACCAAGGGCCTGTTCGTCAAGGAATTGGAAGACGCCCTGGCGCATGGTGAAATCGACATGGCCGTGCATTCGATGAAGGACGTGCCCACATATCTGCCCGAAGGGCTTGTGATGGCCGCCATGCCCGAACGTGGTTCGGCTCTGGATACGTTGATCACCCAGCCAGGCGTGACGGGGCTTGATGCTTTGCCGCTGGGCACGCGCCTTGGTACGTCCAGCCTTCGCCGCCGCGCGCAGATTCTGGCGCATCGTCCGGATTTAGAGGTCGTGCCATTGCGCGGCAATGTCGATACGCGCTTGCGTAAGCTGCAAGAAGGCATGGTCCAGGCCACCTTGCTGGCGCGGGCGGGGCTAAACCGGCTGGGAATGCCCGAATCCTTGGGTATCGACTTGCCCGAGACCATCATGCTACCCGCCGTGGGACAAGGCGCTTTGGGGATCGAGATCCGCGCCGCAGATCATGAGGCCCACGCGCTGCTGGCCGCCATCAACTGCCCGGTGACGGTCGCTTGCGTGACCGCCGAACGCGCCTTGCTCCAGGTGTTGGACGGCTCGTGCCATACGCCGATCGGGGCTTGGGGACAGGATATTGGGCAAGGACGTTTGCGCCTTGATGCCCTGGTGGCTTCCCCTGACGGCCTAAGGGTCGAACGCCACAGCGCAGAGTCCACGCATGCCCAGGCCGAGACATTGGGGCGTGACGTCGGTGCTGCCCTGCGCGCCCGCGTTCCGGCGGATTTTTTCTCTCATTCGTGA
- a CDS encoding uroporphyrinogen-III synthase, with amino-acid sequence MKRLRLLLTRPDEASAALAQHVQARGWRCVVEAMQTPRPTQVPVPDINDIQAVLITSAQSLANLQGRMLPRDLPILCVGDATAQAARSAGFRRVRSADGDVKELAALAALRLDPRHGALLHLCALTAPHRLARMLRERGFEVRRWHVYRVVETTSLSPSCRRILAARGLDAALFFSPRAAATFVRLVLAHGLEDCCTALRAYALSPAVAAALAPLPWRDVVTARRPRQDSLLASIESYEDP; translated from the coding sequence GTGAAACGCTTGCGTTTGTTGTTGACGCGGCCTGACGAGGCCAGCGCGGCCTTGGCGCAGCACGTGCAGGCGCGGGGGTGGCGCTGTGTGGTTGAGGCGATGCAAACACCCCGTCCTACACAGGTTCCGGTGCCGGATATAAATGATATTCAAGCGGTGCTGATCACCAGTGCCCAATCTTTGGCGAATCTGCAAGGGCGCATGTTGCCCCGTGACCTGCCCATTCTATGCGTGGGGGACGCCACGGCACAGGCGGCTCGGTCGGCGGGGTTCCGACGGGTTCGCAGTGCGGATGGCGATGTGAAGGAGCTTGCGGCTTTGGCGGCTTTGCGTCTTGATCCACGTCATGGGGCCTTGTTGCACCTTTGCGCTTTGACAGCTCCGCATCGGCTTGCCAGAATGCTTCGGGAACGGGGATTTGAGGTGCGGCGTTGGCATGTCTATCGTGTCGTTGAAACAACAAGTCTTTCGCCTTCCTGCCGCCGCATATTGGCCGCCCGGGGGCTGGATGCCGCCTTGTTCTTTTCGCCCCGTGCCGCCGCCACCTTCGTGCGCCTTGTCTTGGCCCACGGTCTTGAAGATTGTTGCACGGCTTTGCGTGCCTATGCGCTTAGCCCTGCCGTCGCGGCGGCTTTGGCTCCGTTGCCTTGGCGCGACGTGGTCACGGCCCGTCGGCCCCGACAGGATTCCCTGTTGGCCTCCATCGAATCTTATGAGGATCCCTGA
- a CDS encoding haloacid dehalogenase-like hydrolase — protein sequence MSGLSGIAVFDFDGTLCHGDSLADFLIELAGPARFAMAAAIEGGKTAWGMVGSQNRIGAERRSLFKAGLLRRLLADMPLETAKAAAARLPGRIRWREDVVEILRQHKARGHHILVASGGLDLYLPPLLEPLGVDAILATPMEVDDQGRLTGAMLGGLKTNCVRVEKARRVSDYLAAQAPYGDSWGYGNLPHDYPMLSLLHHRLVIA from the coding sequence ATGAGCGGTTTATCCGGTATCGCGGTCTTTGATTTTGACGGCACGTTGTGTCACGGCGACAGCCTGGCCGATTTTTTGATCGAGCTGGCCGGTCCCGCGCGTTTTGCCATGGCCGCTGCGATTGAGGGCGGCAAGACGGCTTGGGGCATGGTGGGATCGCAAAACCGCATCGGCGCCGAAAGGCGCAGTCTGTTCAAGGCCGGTTTGCTGCGACGCTTATTGGCGGATATGCCGTTGGAAACGGCCAAGGCCGCCGCCGCGCGTCTGCCTGGGCGTATCCGTTGGCGCGAAGACGTGGTCGAGATTTTGCGTCAACATAAGGCGCGCGGCCATCATATCTTGGTCGCCAGCGGCGGGCTGGACCTATATCTGCCGCCTTTGTTGGAGCCTTTGGGCGTCGATGCCATCTTGGCCACGCCCATGGAGGTGGACGATCAAGGCCGTTTGACCGGGGCCATGCTGGGCGGGTTAAAGACCAATTGCGTGCGTGTGGAAAAGGCGCGTCGCGTCAGCGACTATCTGGCCGCTCAAGCGCCCTATGGCGACAGCTGGGGCTATGGAAACCTGCCGCATGATTATCCGATGCTGAGCCTGCTGCATCACCGGTTGGTGATCGCCTGA
- the tsaE gene encoding tRNA (adenosine(37)-N6)-threonylcarbamoyltransferase complex ATPase subunit type 1 TsaE, which yields MADNAPLTLDLPDEAATCRLGAALAELARPDDLIALWGDLGAGKTTLARAFIRQWTNDAQLCVPSPTFTLVQIYDSIRGKVWHVDLYRLKTPDEVFELGWEEACGQNLVLLEWPQRIETLLPSKRLDLRLSHDQGGRRAVLQGCPDWSPRLAQAMLGG from the coding sequence ATGGCGGATAACGCCCCCCTGACTTTGGATCTGCCGGATGAGGCCGCCACCTGCCGCCTGGGCGCGGCACTGGCCGAGCTGGCGCGCCCTGACGATCTGATTGCCCTATGGGGCGATCTGGGAGCGGGAAAAACCACGCTGGCCCGCGCCTTTATACGGCAATGGACCAACGACGCGCAGCTATGCGTACCCAGCCCCACATTCACCCTGGTGCAGATTTACGACTCCATCCGGGGCAAGGTCTGGCATGTCGATCTTTACCGCCTCAAAACGCCGGACGAGGTCTTCGAATTGGGCTGGGAAGAAGCCTGTGGGCAGAATCTGGTCCTACTTGAATGGCCGCAGCGCATAGAAACGTTGTTGCCCAGCAAGCGTTTGGACCTGCGCCTCTCCCATGATCAGGGGGGAAGACGGGCCGTTTTGCAAGGGTGTCCCGACTGGTCGCCGCGCCTGGCACAGGCTATGCTGGGCGGATGA
- the addB gene encoding double-strand break repair protein AddB: protein MLSHIDATGLRLCLSTLGGIVTGRVFTLGGAAAFADSLALGLLKRCGDDPLRLSAITLLLPTRRSCRTMREAFLRAAQGKPLLLPHMVPVGDPDPQTHLSLAQAEAQLAPAVEPLHRHLILTRLVMACGLGDSPSLPPDQASQLAAALAEFLDEVQTQRLDFSALDHLAPQDYAVHWQESVRFLSVLSQAWPGVLHDLGRMDPAERRNRILAMRCDLWRENPPLDPIIAAGITGSIPSVADLLRVVAELPQGEIILPGLDLDLDEESWQLMEETHPQHALRSLLRGMELDRKDIRPWPDAPDAAAPRATLWAEVMRPAALTDAWKDGLNLTPKHIQGLTRMDLDDPHEEARVIALILREALETPHRTAALVTLDRGLARRVAAMLRRWQIEVDDSAGTPLSTTSTGAFLRLVADWAREQGPLEFLALMKHPLASAGLSPAQCRRHIRKIETAILRGPRLNGGIATMRRALLEADPTYEELAVWLECIEQTAQPFVNALNAPRVTLLDCLAAHLSLAEMLAGSDDTPGTARLWRGESGEAAATFCSDLDEAVATFPEFMGAAYPALFESLLSKQVVRPRFGKTPRLSILGPLEARLIHADVMVLGGMNETVWPPATESGPWMSRPMRLAFGLQSPETRIGLAAHDFVCAASAPCVVLTRSRKSGKNPALPSRWLQRLDAVLLAASLTLDSGQNWRDLARRIDSPSQNRHRDRPAPKPPVAARPRRLSVTDIETWIADPYALYVKRILNLRELDEIDADPDARILGTLVHKTLELFIRQYMRGHLPPDADQRLIRMGEEVMADVAHLPGIQALWKPRLAHMADWFVSIESARRSQGTWPLAIETKGQWHCPELKFTLTCKADRIDRLASGALAILDYKTGTVPSAAAVARFEKPQLLLEAAIALHGGFADLAHGGTGGHDEIGELAYWKLPSRIGNGKASHVGHAKQANPSTSARECLDFLRQRIAQYDRLEQGYRASSTPQSFGESAAIDLFPLLSRAAEWSD from the coding sequence GTGCTTTCACATATCGACGCCACAGGATTACGCCTTTGCCTGTCTACATTGGGCGGAATCGTGACGGGGCGCGTCTTTACCCTTGGCGGCGCGGCGGCCTTTGCCGATAGCCTGGCCCTTGGCCTGCTTAAACGCTGCGGCGACGATCCGCTGCGCCTGTCCGCCATCACCTTATTGTTGCCCACACGCCGATCATGCCGCACGATGCGCGAAGCTTTTTTACGCGCAGCGCAAGGCAAGCCCTTATTGCTGCCGCATATGGTGCCGGTGGGCGATCCCGATCCGCAAACCCATCTCAGCCTGGCGCAGGCCGAGGCGCAGCTTGCCCCCGCCGTCGAGCCCTTGCACCGCCATTTGATTCTCACCCGTCTGGTTATGGCTTGCGGGCTGGGCGATTCCCCTTCCCTGCCGCCCGATCAAGCCTCGCAACTGGCCGCCGCCTTGGCCGAGTTCCTGGACGAGGTGCAAACCCAGCGACTGGACTTTTCCGCCCTCGACCATCTTGCGCCGCAGGACTATGCGGTTCATTGGCAAGAATCGGTGCGTTTCCTGTCCGTACTCAGCCAAGCTTGGCCCGGGGTTTTGCACGATCTGGGACGCATGGACCCGGCCGAGCGGCGCAATCGGATTCTGGCCATGCGCTGCGACCTGTGGCGCGAGAATCCGCCGCTTGATCCCATCATCGCCGCCGGAATCACCGGCTCGATCCCGTCGGTGGCCGATCTTTTGCGCGTGGTGGCCGAGCTGCCCCAAGGCGAGATCATCCTGCCCGGCCTGGACCTTGATCTGGACGAGGAGTCCTGGCAGCTGATGGAGGAAACCCATCCGCAGCACGCCTTGCGATCTTTATTGCGCGGCATGGAACTGGATCGGAAGGATATCCGCCCCTGGCCGGACGCGCCCGATGCCGCCGCCCCGCGCGCCACATTATGGGCCGAGGTGATGCGTCCCGCCGCGCTGACCGATGCGTGGAAAGACGGGCTAAACCTGACGCCCAAACATATCCAAGGCCTGACGCGCATGGACCTGGACGACCCGCATGAAGAGGCGCGCGTCATTGCCCTGATCTTGCGCGAGGCGTTGGAAACCCCGCACCGCACGGCGGCCTTGGTCACCTTGGATCGAGGCTTGGCGCGGCGCGTGGCGGCCATGTTGCGCCGATGGCAGATCGAGGTGGACGACAGTGCCGGAACCCCCCTATCCACCACGTCCACGGGGGCCTTCTTGCGCCTGGTGGCCGATTGGGCGCGCGAACAAGGGCCTTTGGAATTCCTGGCCTTGATGAAACACCCCTTGGCAAGCGCGGGGCTTTCCCCGGCGCAGTGCCGCCGCCATATACGCAAGATCGAAACGGCGATCTTGCGTGGCCCCAGACTGAATGGCGGAATCGCCACCATGCGCCGCGCGTTGCTGGAGGCCGATCCGACCTATGAGGAATTGGCCGTATGGTTAGAGTGCATCGAACAGACGGCCCAGCCCTTCGTCAACGCCCTAAACGCGCCGCGCGTCACATTGTTGGATTGCCTGGCAGCGCATCTATCGCTGGCCGAGATGCTGGCCGGCAGCGACGACACGCCAGGCACGGCACGTCTATGGCGCGGCGAGTCGGGTGAGGCCGCCGCCACCTTCTGCAGCGACCTGGACGAAGCGGTGGCGACATTCCCCGAATTTATGGGCGCGGCCTATCCCGCCCTGTTCGAAAGCTTGCTTTCCAAACAGGTTGTGCGTCCACGTTTTGGAAAAACGCCGCGCTTGTCCATATTAGGGCCTTTAGAAGCGCGGCTTATCCATGCGGATGTCATGGTCCTTGGCGGAATGAACGAAACCGTGTGGCCGCCCGCCACCGAATCCGGCCCTTGGATGTCGCGCCCGATGCGCCTTGCCTTTGGCCTGCAAAGTCCCGAGACGCGCATCGGACTTGCCGCGCATGATTTCGTCTGTGCCGCCAGCGCGCCATGCGTGGTCCTCACTCGGTCGCGTAAATCCGGCAAGAACCCCGCTTTGCCCTCGCGTTGGCTGCAACGTCTGGACGCCGTGCTATTGGCGGCCTCGCTGACCTTGGATTCGGGGCAAAATTGGCGCGACCTGGCCCGGCGGATCGATAGCCCCAGCCAGAACCGCCACCGCGACCGCCCCGCGCCCAAACCGCCCGTCGCGGCCCGTCCGCGTAGGCTCAGCGTCACGGATATCGAAACCTGGATCGCCGATCCCTATGCCCTCTACGTCAAACGCATCCTTAATCTAAGGGAACTGGACGAGATCGACGCCGATCCCGATGCGCGAATCCTAGGGACGCTGGTCCACAAGACGTTGGAGCTTTTTATCCGGCAATATATGCGCGGCCATCTTCCCCCGGACGCCGATCAACGCCTTATCCGGATGGGCGAAGAGGTCATGGCCGATGTCGCGCATCTACCCGGCATACAGGCTTTATGGAAGCCGCGTTTGGCGCATATGGCCGACTGGTTCGTCTCGATCGAGTCGGCAAGGCGCAGCCAGGGGACCTGGCCCTTGGCGATCGAAACCAAAGGCCAATGGCATTGCCCCGAACTGAAATTCACGTTGACATGCAAGGCTGATCGCATCGACCGCCTGGCATCGGGCGCTTTGGCCATTTTGGACTATAAGACCGGCACCGTACCCAGCGCCGCCGCCGTCGCGCGATTTGAAAAGCCGCAATTGCTGTTGGAAGCCGCCATCGCGCTGCATGGCGGCTTTGCCGATTTGGCCCATGGCGGAACAGGTGGGCATGATGAGATTGGCGAGCTAGCCTATTGGAAACTGCCCAGCCGGATCGGCAATGGCAAAGCCAGCCATGTAGGCCATGCCAAACAAGCCAATCCTTCGACCTCGGCGCGAGAATGTCTGGATTTTCTGCGGCAACGCATCGCGCAATACGACCGTCTTGAACAAGGCTACCGCGCGTCGTCCACGCCGCAGAGTTTTGGCGAAAGTGCCGCGATAGACCTATTTCCCCTGCTGAGCCGTGCGGCGGAATGGTCGGACTGA
- a CDS encoding (deoxy)nucleoside triphosphate pyrophosphohydrolase, producing the protein MSGKLMVVAAAALINDAGFVLLGQRLPGKDYAGLWEFPGGKVEPNETPEQALARELSEELGIVTQAHHMCPITFASHTHGTGRHVLMPLFGLRQWQGQIEPREGQGLTWIAPQAIESSSLRLVPHDDALLPALRRFVDGG; encoded by the coding sequence ATGAGCGGCAAACTGATGGTGGTGGCCGCAGCGGCCTTGATCAATGACGCGGGATTCGTGCTGCTGGGCCAGCGTCTTCCTGGAAAAGACTATGCCGGTTTATGGGAATTCCCCGGCGGCAAGGTCGAGCCGAACGAGACTCCCGAACAGGCCCTAGCCCGCGAATTGTCTGAAGAATTAGGAATCGTAACACAAGCGCATCATATGTGCCCGATCACCTTCGCCTCGCATACACATGGCACGGGACGGCATGTCCTGATGCCGCTTTTCGGCTTGCGCCAATGGCAAGGACAGATCGAACCGCGCGAGGGGCAGGGATTGACATGGATCGCCCCCCAGGCCATCGAATCGTCCTCTTTGCGCCTGGTGCCGCATGACGATGCTCTGTTGCCAGCCCTGAGGAGATTCGTGGATGGCGGATAA
- a CDS encoding tetratricopeptide repeat protein has translation MIRLILFVAQLLALAVAGAWLAGEPGSVTIDWHGWRVQSSAAALVVVVLVLCLMAMAVYHAWDWIRYGSRRLLLQRRLNHALEGQVRVTETLAALASGDHARAAKLARSAAGILGRASPLAIWLEAQASRLARDVPGTRRLLMKLLEKPGPGSVLGYRGLLTLAQDAGNSSEMASLAQGWSREDKHSPTARLTVLESELASRRWASALLALREVRRLRALPEERIKRYEAVISLAGAREARARGEVEEAQRLVIPALRLQPHWEPAVLFWAGLLIEVGKRRLAGRTLLAAWKRRPSAALAQAWMEALDPAKSGIEGRVRQARALHEVDPAQAEGRLILAEALRHAGRLDEARDVLQPLAHDPPDRRYWQMLAAIETDKGEQGASVSHLLRMALAAPEPPSWRCGQCGAARPVDLEWIAHCPSCGAFDSLMWSEDAAASGSTSTAPFSLMGREVEG, from the coding sequence ATGATCCGCCTTATTCTTTTTGTCGCCCAGCTTCTGGCTTTGGCCGTGGCCGGTGCGTGGCTGGCGGGTGAGCCGGGATCGGTGACCATCGATTGGCATGGCTGGCGCGTGCAAAGCTCTGCCGCCGCGCTGGTCGTGGTCGTGTTGGTTTTATGCCTGATGGCCATGGCGGTCTATCACGCCTGGGATTGGATACGGTACGGTTCGCGTCGCTTGCTGTTGCAACGCCGATTGAACCACGCTCTTGAGGGGCAGGTCCGTGTGACCGAAACTCTGGCGGCTTTGGCCTCGGGCGATCATGCACGCGCGGCCAAATTGGCGCGCTCGGCCGCTGGAATCCTCGGACGCGCTTCGCCCTTGGCCATTTGGTTGGAGGCTCAGGCGTCCCGTTTGGCAAGGGATGTGCCCGGGACGCGGCGTTTGCTGATGAAGCTGTTGGAAAAGCCCGGTCCTGGTTCCGTGTTGGGCTATCGCGGGTTGCTGACTTTGGCGCAGGATGCGGGCAATTCAAGCGAAATGGCCTCTCTGGCCCAAGGGTGGAGCCGCGAGGATAAGCACAGCCCCACCGCGCGACTCACGGTGCTGGAATCCGAATTGGCCTCGCGGCGCTGGGCATCGGCGCTGTTGGCTTTGCGTGAGGTGCGCCGCCTTCGCGCCTTGCCCGAGGAGCGGATCAAGCGTTACGAGGCGGTGATTTCCCTGGCTGGCGCGCGTGAAGCGCGGGCGCGGGGCGAGGTCGAGGAGGCGCAGCGTTTGGTTATCCCGGCTTTGCGCTTGCAACCCCATTGGGAACCGGCGGTGCTATTCTGGGCCGGATTGCTGATCGAGGTCGGTAAACGCCGCCTTGCGGGGCGGACCCTGTTGGCGGCTTGGAAACGCCGTCCCAGCGCGGCCTTGGCGCAGGCCTGGATGGAAGCTCTGGACCCCGCTAAATCGGGCATAGAAGGGCGCGTGCGTCAGGCGCGTGCGCTGCACGAAGTGGATCCTGCCCAGGCGGAGGGACGCTTGATCTTGGCCGAGGCTTTGCGTCATGCCGGCCGTCTGGACGAAGCGCGCGACGTCTTACAGCCATTGGCGCATGACCCGCCCGATCGGCGCTATTGGCAGATGCTGGCCGCGATCGAAACCGATAAGGGCGAGCAGGGTGCTTCGGTCAGCCATTTGCTGCGCATGGCCCTGGCCGCGCCCGAGCCTCCGTCCTGGCGTTGCGGACAATGCGGCGCGGCGCGTCCTGTTGATCTTGAATGGATCGCGCATTGCCCGTCTTGCGGCGCGTTCGACTCGTTGATGTGGAGCGAGGATGCCGCCGCCTCTGGTAGCACTTCCACTGCTCCTTTTTCCCTGATGGGGCGTGAGGTGGAAGGATGA
- a CDS encoding phosphotransferase, with translation MISALATDTPARPAASEAVEEFLTHHAWHMAERHPLAVTLNTLSVRRYTRLRRLDGASAMLMDCADGSAPPFVRIDHILREMGLSAPEIYAQDLASGLLLVEDFGDDTYAKILAAGGDLWPTYRTAVDVLIHLHRNFRIESAPDLLRYDLPVLIEQVSLFTQVFAVSASACKEFEDAWRAVLPITQSLPQSLLLRDYSASNLVRRAGKTGLAACGLLDFQDAGIGPVIYDLLSLVERNRNPAPTHLAQAARDYYLNTFPHLDRAAFEASWAILSTQRRMRVLALFTLYMRQGRAELRDVLPGIKARMHNELRHPALSPVAQWVSQHEASFA, from the coding sequence ATGATAAGCGCGCTTGCCACCGACACGCCCGCCCGCCCCGCCGCATCGGAGGCGGTGGAAGAATTTCTGACGCATCACGCTTGGCATATGGCCGAACGGCATCCCCTGGCCGTCACACTGAACACCCTATCCGTACGACGTTATACGCGCCTTAGGCGTTTGGATGGCGCAAGTGCCATGCTGATGGACTGCGCCGACGGTTCGGCACCGCCCTTTGTTCGCATCGACCATATCTTGCGCGAGATGGGATTGTCCGCGCCGGAAATCTACGCGCAGGACCTGGCATCCGGCTTGTTGCTGGTCGAAGATTTTGGCGATGACACCTATGCCAAGATTCTGGCCGCAGGCGGCGATCTGTGGCCGACTTATCGGACGGCGGTGGATGTCTTGATCCATCTGCATCGGAATTTCCGGATCGAATCCGCGCCCGATCTGCTGCGCTATGACCTGCCTGTACTGATCGAGCAAGTTTCGCTGTTCACCCAGGTCTTTGCCGTCTCGGCATCAGCATGCAAGGAGTTTGAAGATGCTTGGCGCGCTGTCTTGCCCATCACGCAAAGCCTGCCGCAAAGCCTGTTACTGCGCGATTACAGCGCGTCCAATCTGGTACGACGCGCGGGGAAAACCGGCCTTGCCGCCTGTGGCTTGCTGGATTTCCAAGATGCCGGAATCGGGCCGGTGATTTATGATCTTTTGTCCCTGGTCGAACGCAATCGCAATCCCGCTCCCACGCATCTGGCGCAAGCGGCGCGTGATTATTACCTGAATACCTTTCCCCATCTGGACCGCGCGGCGTTCGAAGCGTCATGGGCTATCCTAAGCACACAGCGTCGCATGCGCGTGCTGGCTCTGTTCACCCTCTATATGCGTCAGGGCCGCGCGGAACTGCGCGATGTCCTGCCAGGCATCAAGGCAAGGATGCATAATGAATTGCGCCATCCCGCGCTGAGCCCCGTGGCGCAATGGGTCAGTCAGCACGAAGCGAGTTTCGCATGA
- a CDS encoding nucleotidyltransferase family protein: protein MSGFFPESAMILAAGRGERLRPLTDDRPKPLMTLGEGTLLDHALDKLCQAGVPRIVVNAHYKAQMLIQHLEERPGNKAQILISHEAERPLDTGGGVKNALPLLRGESFFVLSGDMPLTEGSSPSLARLAKAFDPEKMDALLLVLPTRSPRAHGFDPQGGDFFMQADGRLTRKDTALPRPYVYISAMIVQRACYEPFAPGVFSNNLIFDEAEAKGRLYGLEHDGACFHISTPQDYAFACLHWAES from the coding sequence ATGAGCGGCTTTTTTCCCGAAAGCGCGATGATCCTGGCCGCCGGTCGCGGCGAACGCCTGCGTCCCTTGACCGATGATCGTCCCAAGCCTCTGATGACTCTGGGCGAGGGCACCCTGTTGGATCATGCCCTGGATAAGCTGTGTCAGGCGGGGGTGCCACGCATCGTCGTCAACGCGCATTACAAAGCCCAGATGCTGATTCAGCATCTGGAGGAACGCCCAGGCAATAAGGCGCAAATCCTTATCTCGCACGAAGCCGAAAGGCCACTGGACACCGGCGGCGGGGTCAAGAACGCCCTGCCCTTGTTGCGCGGAGAAAGTTTCTTCGTTCTCTCGGGCGATATGCCCCTGACCGAGGGGTCAAGCCCCAGCCTGGCGCGTCTGGCCAAGGCTTTTGATCCTGAAAAGATGGATGCCTTGTTGCTGGTTCTGCCCACGCGATCACCCCGCGCCCATGGCTTCGATCCCCAAGGCGGCGATTTTTTCATGCAAGCGGATGGACGTTTGACCCGCAAAGACACCGCTTTGCCCAGGCCCTATGTCTATATCTCGGCCATGATCGTGCAACGCGCTTGCTATGAGCCTTTCGCGCCGGGCGTCTTTTCCAACAATCTGATTTTCGACGAAGCCGAGGCGAAAGGCCGTCTTTACGGGCTGGAGCATGACGGCGCGTGCTTTCACATATCGACGCCACAGGATTACGCCTTTGCCTGTCTACATTGGGCGGAATCGTGA